The Cellulomonas sp. S1-8 genomic sequence GCCCCGGCTGGTCGGACGCGTGAGTCGGGGCAGGGCCCGCCCAGCCCGGCGGCAGCGGTGCGGTCGGTGACGAGGTCGGCGGCGCGTCGCGCGGGTGCCCGGGGTCGGGGGTGGGGCCGCTCGGTCCGGTCATGGCCCCAGGATAGGTGGGCCCACCCCGCCTCGACGTGGCGCGGTGGTGGGCTCACGGCACGTGTCGCCGGGTCCTGAGCACCTCGCGGACGAACCGTTCCGACCGTGCGCGCAGCCCGGTGACGCGGCGCGCGAGGATCTGCTCGCGCACCGCGTCGGACGCCCGCAGGCGCACGCAGGTGGGCACGTCCTCGAGCTCGAGGACGACGTAGGCGGACAGGGGTGCGCGCCGGTCGCGCCACCCGAGCAGGTCGTCCTCGGCCGCGGCGGGTGAGCGGCCCGCGGTCCGTGCCGTCAGGACACGGGGCCGGTGAACTTCTCGCCCGGCCCCTCGCCGAGTGCGTCCGGGAAGGGCGAGGCCTCGCGGAACGCGAGCTGCAGCGAGCGCA encodes the following:
- a CDS encoding FBP domain-containing protein; translated protein: MTARTAGRSPAAAEDDLLGWRDRRAPLSAYVVLELEDVPTCVRLRASDAVREQILARRVTGLRARSERFVREVLRTRRHVP